A window from Cryobacterium sp. PAMC25264 encodes these proteins:
- a CDS encoding TetR/AcrR family transcriptional regulator has product MALIDLFGEDSLAQGRQVRTEPIQQRSAARLTALLDAAAEVVDEVGFDRITTAMVAERAGASIGTVYRYYPDRVAVLEGLRERAVMRYRQRVSDLLKETQPSTWWEAVDCGISAFVDLYRAEPGFRILHFADRERAQASVPDELDSGFFANQIAGVLSEQFGLSGGPELIFRLEVAVEMADSLLSRAFTWNSQGDERFIAECRRIMHDYLVGFYGTQS; this is encoded by the coding sequence GTGGCGCTGATCGACCTTTTCGGTGAAGACTCGCTCGCACAGGGCCGGCAGGTTCGTACCGAACCCATCCAGCAGCGCAGTGCGGCCCGTCTGACCGCCCTGCTCGACGCGGCTGCCGAGGTCGTCGACGAAGTCGGTTTCGACCGGATCACCACCGCCATGGTCGCCGAACGCGCCGGAGCGTCCATCGGCACCGTTTACCGCTACTACCCCGACCGCGTCGCCGTGCTCGAGGGCCTGCGCGAACGCGCGGTGATGCGCTACCGCCAGCGCGTCTCCGACCTGCTGAAGGAGACCCAACCGAGCACGTGGTGGGAAGCCGTGGACTGCGGAATCTCCGCCTTCGTCGACCTGTACCGGGCCGAACCCGGTTTCCGGATCCTGCACTTCGCCGACCGCGAGCGCGCCCAGGCCAGCGTTCCCGACGAGCTGGACTCGGGATTCTTCGCCAACCAGATCGCGGGCGTCCTGTCCGAGCAGTTCGGCCTCTCCGGCGGCCCCGAGTTGATCTTCCGCCTCGAGGTGGCCGTGGAAATGGCCGACTCGCTGCTGTCGCGTGCGTTCACCTGGAACAGCCAGGGCGACGAACGCTTCATCGCCGAGTGCCGTCGCATCATGCACGACTACCTCGTCGGGTTCTACGGCACGCAGTCCTGA
- a CDS encoding ABC transporter ATP-binding protein produces MIEFHSVSKRFPDGTLAVEDFSLVLPSHQTTVLVGSSGSGKTTLLRMINRMVDPTSGSIEIDGEDIATLAPVKLRRGIGYVMQNSGLLPHRTVVDNVATVPLLRGTPKRQARADALAMLDTVGLDRSLADRYPSQLSGGQQQRVGVARGLAVNPNILLMDEPFGAVDPIVRAELQQELIRLQKDLDKTVVFVTHDIEEAFLLGDQIVILREGGHIAQVGTPADILAHPADDFVASFVGADRGRRVLHLERHGEEDVLVDSDGRLAGVLNDHAASPTVAGTEGAR; encoded by the coding sequence ATGATCGAGTTTCATTCCGTCAGCAAGAGATTCCCGGACGGCACCCTGGCCGTGGAGGACTTCAGCCTCGTCCTGCCCTCGCACCAGACCACGGTGCTCGTGGGCTCGTCCGGCTCGGGCAAGACCACCCTTCTCAGGATGATCAACCGCATGGTCGACCCGACGAGCGGCTCGATCGAGATCGACGGTGAGGACATCGCCACGCTCGCTCCGGTGAAGCTGCGCCGCGGCATCGGCTATGTCATGCAGAACTCTGGCCTGTTGCCGCACCGCACCGTCGTCGATAACGTCGCCACCGTTCCGCTGCTGCGCGGCACCCCCAAGCGTCAGGCCAGAGCGGATGCCCTCGCCATGCTCGACACCGTCGGTCTTGACCGTTCACTGGCTGACCGGTACCCCAGTCAGCTCTCCGGTGGCCAACAGCAGCGTGTCGGTGTGGCCAGGGGGCTGGCCGTGAACCCGAACATCCTGCTCATGGACGAACCGTTCGGCGCTGTCGACCCCATCGTGCGGGCCGAGTTGCAGCAGGAGCTCATTCGGTTGCAGAAGGACCTCGACAAGACCGTGGTCTTCGTCACCCACGACATTGAAGAGGCGTTCCTACTCGGCGACCAGATCGTCATCCTCCGTGAGGGCGGTCACATCGCCCAGGTCGGCACCCCCGCCGACATCCTCGCCCACCCGGCCGACGACTTCGTGGCCAGCTTCGTCGGCGCCGACCGAGGCCGCCGGGTGCTGCACCTCGAGCGCCACGGCGAGGAGGATGTCCTGGTGGACAGCGACGGCCGGCTCGCCGGGGTGCTCAACGACCACGCGGCGAGCCCCACGGTCGCCGGCACCGAAGGCGCCCGATGA
- a CDS encoding ABC transporter permease — protein sequence MTWVLANLGLIWARTLDHVVLSLPPIVLCFVIAVPLGWLARRYRVSRGIILTGAGLLYAVPSLPLFFVLPAVIGTGLRSPLNVIIALTLYGVALMVRVVADGLESVDADVRQSASAVGYSAWSRFWQVELPLAGPVLLAGMRVVAVSTVSLVTVGAVIGVQSLGSLFTDGFQRGIQAEIIAGLVATVALALIFDGALVLVGRVLMPWTRKVAAVRAPAPAEVSAA from the coding sequence ATGACCTGGGTGCTGGCGAACCTCGGGTTGATCTGGGCGCGCACGCTCGACCATGTCGTGTTGAGCCTGCCCCCGATCGTGCTGTGCTTCGTGATCGCCGTGCCCCTGGGCTGGCTGGCCCGGCGGTACCGGGTGAGCCGCGGCATCATCCTCACCGGTGCCGGATTGCTCTACGCGGTCCCGTCGCTGCCCCTGTTCTTCGTGCTGCCCGCCGTGATCGGCACGGGCCTGCGCTCCCCACTGAACGTGATCATCGCACTGACCCTCTACGGGGTCGCCCTCATGGTGCGGGTCGTCGCCGACGGGCTGGAGTCCGTGGACGCCGATGTGCGCCAATCGGCCTCGGCCGTGGGCTACTCGGCGTGGTCACGGTTCTGGCAGGTTGAGCTGCCTTTGGCCGGCCCGGTGCTCCTGGCCGGGATGCGGGTCGTCGCGGTGAGCACCGTGAGCCTGGTCACGGTGGGCGCCGTGATCGGCGTGCAGAGTCTCGGCAGCCTGTTCACCGACGGTTTCCAGCGCGGCATCCAGGCCGAGATCATCGCCGGACTCGTGGCGACCGTCGCCCTCGCGCTGATCTTCGACGGGGCACTGGTGCTGGTCGGACGCGTGCTGATGCCGTGGACCCGGAAGGTGGCGGCCGTCCGTGCGCCCGCCCCGGCGGAGGTGAGCGCCGCGTGA